From the genome of Chitinispirillales bacterium:
AAAAGGAATATGACTCCGCAAGCGTTTTGTATCTGCATATTTTAGAAAATTATGGCAAAAACTCCGCGATTTTATACAATATTGCAAATTGCGCATACAGAAAAGGCGACATAGGAACGGCGATTTTATATCTTGAAAGAGCCAAATTACTATCTCCGGACGACAAAGATATATCAACAAACCTGGATTATTTGCGAACACAGACAATTGATAAATTTGAAAAACCGGAATTATCTTTTTTCCGGCAGAATTTTGAAAAATTTCAGAATTTTATTTCACTGCAAACGCAGATTATAATAATCATAATTTTGTCATTCTTGATCACGATTTTTATGGCTTTGACGCTTTTTTCTCAAAAACGAAGAACTGCAAAGATTTACGTTATATTGATTCTATTTGTAGCCATGTCTATGTTTGGAATTTCCGCAGGCATCAAATATACTGACCAAAAAAATACAATTAGATGTGTAATTTTGAGTAAAACCGTTTCTGCGCTAAACGAGCCGCGCGGAGATAAGACGATTTTCTCCGCTCATGAAGGAACCGTTTTAAATATCATAAAAATTGTAGATAATTGGTATTTTGTCTCGCTTCAAAACGGAGCAAGCGGATGGATTCAAAAACAATCGGCGGAAATAATTTAAAAAGAGGAGATTTTATATGGCAGTTGTAGGAATTATCGGCGGAAGCGGACTTGACAACCCCGATATTTTAAAAAATGCAAAAGATGAAGCGATTTCAACGCCTTTCGGAGCGACTTCGTCGCCGCTTAAGCACGGAACTATAAATAATACGAAAGTCATTTTAATCGCCAGACACGGTCGAGAACATACGATTACACCGTCAAACGTGAATTACCGAGCAAATATTTTCGCATTGAAAAGGTGCGGATGTACGCATATATTGGCTACTACGGCAGTCGGTTCGCTCAAAGAAGAAATAGAGCGCGGCGACTTGGTTATTATAGACCAGTTTATCGATTTCACAAAACAACGAAAAATAACTTTTCATGAAAAATTCGAAGCCGGAAATCCTAAACACTGTCCGATGTCAACGCCGTTCAATGAAGAGTTACGAAATATTTTAATAAAAAAATCACGGGATCTGGGCTTTAAATTTCATCCGCAAGGAACGGTTGTCACTATTGAAGGCCCGCGATTTTCAACTCGCGCCGAATCAAATATGTTTCGCTCTTTTGGAGCGGATATTATAAATATGTCAATTGCGACGGAGGCGATCTTGGCTAATGAAACGCAAATTCCATATGCAGCGATAGCGATGAGTACGGATTACGACTGCTGGAAAATTGACGAAGAACCGGTTTCGTGGGAAGCGATCAGCAAAATTTTCGCCGCAAATGCGGACAAGGTTACAACTTTACTTAAATCGGTAATTCCGATTATTCAATAACTATATTTTATTTTTGAGCGGCGTAGCCTTTAGCCGCTTTGTTTGCAGTAGAAATTTTCGCCATTTCTTCTTTCATGGAAGCGTGTAATTTTTCTGATTTTTCCAAAAGCAAGGAAGTGTCTGTAACTATAGACATAATAATTGATTTTATTCTTTGTTCATATTCAGATATCCGATTGGAATCGGTTCCCGGCGGAAGCGTATCTTTTCGTTTTTGCAAATGAGATATCTCAACCAACAATTTTTCTCTTTGTTCGGCGATCTGTTCGTAATCGTCGCGATTAAAATTCATTTGCGAGGTAATTCGAGATATCTCTAAGTACAAATCTTGAATTTTTTCAAGAGCTTGAATTTTAGTGGTATATATAGTTTCTTCACTCATTAAACGGCCGTATAACTCCCTGACGCCGCTATCCTAACATTTTGCGCCGCAATTTTCCACGCATCGCGAAGTTCCGTCAAGTATCCCAGTATTTCACGAATCGGCTGCGAATCTACATGGACAATCGACTGATTTATTTGATACTGCATATATTCGTAGAGACGATAAAGATCACGTGCGATACTGCCGTCGCCTGCGTCAAAATTCAAAGCGGAAATCAATTCCGAAATCGCGTCGTTCATCTTATAAAGATGCTTATTTCTCTCTTCGATATTTTTGTAATCCGAAGGCATTTCGGCTACAATCCCGCCGTGTTTTATAGCGACATCGTAACAGATTATCAACAATTTGCCTTTGTCGGCCGTATCAATGTTTGCCGTCTTGTAAGCATTATATCCTTGATTCATATAAAAACGCTCCATTTAAGCATATTAAAAACATAAATCTCCAATTTGCATAAAATACATAAATGCTACGATTTTATGCAAATTAAAAAGACCCTAATTGTGAAAACATAGCAGACTGTTGACTCTGCAACATTTTAATCGTATTTTCCATCGCTGCAAATTGTTTTACCAATCTATCTCTGTACGCATCAACTCTGCGTTGCGTCACTTCAATTTGAGAATTAATAGTTCTTATTCTATCGTTAAGCGTTTCTTTCTTTTTATTTACAACGCCGTTTTCATAATCGGTCAACTGCTTCATTTTTTCATCTATTTTTCCGGCAAGCCCTTTTGAGAAAGTAAGAGTTCCGTCACCACTTCCGACAGCCGCGGTTATCATTAAGCCTTTTGCCGGACCGCTGTCAAACGAAACGATGTCGCCGCTTCTTTTCCCGACAATCCAATTCGTATCGCCTTTTTTTCTTATTTCAAAAGTTCCGCCGACCTCTCTCAACTCGTATTCGCCTTCTTGCGTATCGTTAGAACTTCTACCGAATTGAATTGAAGTATTGCTGGAATCCGCTTTCGTAACAAACAGAGAAACAAATGCGTCGTAATCTTTCTCCATTGCCTCTTTCATTTTTTTATCGTCTATCTCAAATTCGCCTGTTTTAGCGTTTATTTTCACTCCCACCTGAGACAAAGAAGAAAATACGCTGTTATCCGATAAAGACATTTTACTCTGAAAAATACTTTGTATGCTGGACATAATCGTTTTAACGCTAGAATCTCCAAATAAATCGCCTTTTACCGGAACATCGCCCGAAGTATCATATTTAGTTTGTTCTTTAGAAAATTTAAGAAGGAAATTATACATTTCAATCATATCTTGAACTTTCTTAATAACCCCGTCTTCATCTCGTCCGATGGATATTTCCGCTGCGCTGTCGGTTACTTTTTTTAACTCAAAGTCAACCCCTGAAACCGCGCCGGTAATGGAGTTTTTAGTTGAAGTCATTAACACGTTATCAATACTGAATAAAGCGTCTTTTCCGATAGAAAGAACGTTGCCGCTTTTATACCCGACTTCCGTATTACTAAACGAATTGGAAGTCGCTCCTATTTTTATATCTTCGACAACCAAACTTGAAGCGCCGCCGTTCCTGTCTTTAATTTCTAATTTCCCGTCTGCGCCAAACTCCGCCTTTACAGACCCTTTGAACGCATTTTCAATTTCTTTCAACAAATCGCCTTGCGACATCGTAGAAGAAGTTTTTACTATCGTCGCATTGATATCTTTTCCATTTGCGTCTTTTGCGGTTATCGTGATTTTCCCGCCTGTCGCAAGCGCTGCAAATTGCGAAGCGATATCGTTATCGGATTTGTATGTTTCATAGGCTATTCCTTTGTTTCCGGCTGCGTCGATAAACCCAAGCGCTTCCAAAACATCGCCTTCATATTCCGCACCTTTGGAGCCGCTCTCTTCGTTTGATAAAACCAAACGAAAATCATTGGAGCCGGTTTGGAGAATTGTAGCGGAAACGCCGATTTTTTTTCCGTTCTCGTCGGTCGCGTTGTTTATTTTAGCCCTTAAATCATTAAGCGTATCGCTTGCCAAAAGTTCTATCTCGGTTCCGTTTATCTTGAATTTTCCGGGAGCGATCCCAAATGACGAAAGCGAAGTATTAGCATCGGAAATCATATTATCGTTACTTATCAATTTTTCGCTCTCGGCGAGTTGATATACGTTTACGCCAAACTTTCCGGCTTGTGCGCCATACGAAGTTGTAACACCGACAGCGTCCGAATTTGTACTTGAAGTTTTGAATATATTAAAATCATTTTTGGTTTTAATCGACGACGCCTTGTTCATAAAGTCGCTCAAATACGAACCAAGTTTAGTATAGGCGTCAATTTGCTTGTTAGCCGCCGTCTTTTTTTCTTGAATTCTGGTAACTTCCATTTGTTTTAACGCCGTAAGTTGTGAAATAATACCCGCTACGTCTATACCGGAAGACCCTGTCATAGTTACGCCCATAATACCCTCCTTGTTTCCCCTTTTTAATTCTGGAATGAATTATTTTATATCAATTATATCGGCAGTCATTACAAAAACTTTAACTAAAAATAAATTATGGATTAATTATGGAAGAAGAAAAAGAAGAAAATACCAAAACATACATGATCGTAGGGTATTTGATTATTCTATTTACAATCTTTGGATTTTTATCAATGTTTGCCGTATTTTTATATTCTCACTATCAAAAAGTCGGTGTAATCTACTGTGAATTTCCGTATATCGGCGATTTGAAATTTGACGATCCGTTTACCGTTAACGGGAACAAAGTCGGTATTATTAAAGGCATTACGTCAAACGAACCGAATCGTACCGTACTTACGATAAATCTGAAATCTCCCGTAACCGTTCATGAAGGGTACAACTTATTCATAGGCGATGTCGGAATCATGGGGGAACGAGTCGTTTGTATTGAAAACGGACCGCAAGACGCTCCTGTAATAAGTCCCGCAGATACGTTAAAAGGGAAATATTATCCGGGCATATCCGACATGTTGGGAAAAATTCAAGATCTTCGCGATTTACTTGATGCGTGTATTGATTTTGTTTATAAAATTTCGCATGGAACCGACAGTTCAAAATCAATAATAGAATGGGTAAATAATGCAGAAAATAATATAGATAAATTTTCGTATGCGACACAAAAAATAATGATTTCATGGGATAAGGATATTCCAGAAATTATCAAAAAAACATATGATTTTAGTGAAGATTTTGACTCAAATTTAACATATCTTAGAGAAAAACTACTTGACATTATTAAAAACATCGATACCGTAATAGATGACTGCGATACGCTTCTCACAAAAATTTGCGAAATTGAAAACACTATAAACGATGCGAAAAATTTCGTTTTAGCTATCGACACTATCAATATGAACTCTATAAACCAAAAAATATCAGATTTGCGGTACGAAATTAATAATATTTACAACAACGCTTTGAAACTGCGTTTGCGCCTCGTAAAAGACCGATCAAAGAAATAATCGCCGTACAAGCGCTGCGAAATAATGTATTTTACAGTTCAAAAGGAGAAATTTATGATTTCAAAAGAAAAAATTCTTGCCAATATTAAAAATTGCGTAAGCGATACCGCTTTTTTAGATTTGCCTAATCGCAAAGCGGGAAAAGTCCGCGACCAATTTGACTTGGGAGACAAATTGCTGCTCGTAACAACCGACAGACAGTCGGCTTTCGACAGAATTTTGGCGCAGGTTCCTTTCAAAGGGCAGGTACTTAATCAGGTAAGCGCCTGGTGGTTTGAACAAACTAAAGACATAGTTAAAAATCACGTTATTTCAATTCCGGATCCAAACGCAACTCTTGCCGAAAAGTGCAAGGTTTTCCCGATTGAGTTTGTTATGCGCGGATATTTAACAGGCTCGACCAGCACGTCGGCTTGGACGCAATACAAAGACGGGAAACGAAATATTTGCGGTAACATTCTTCCCGACGGAATGGTGAAAAACCAGAAATTTAAAGAAAATATTTTGACGCCGACAACAAAAGACGATACGCACGATGAAAATATTTCCGCACAAGAAATCGTTGAAAAAGGAATAATTTCCGCAGAGAAATGGGAAAAGTTGTCAAAAATCGTGTTCGCTCTTTTCGAAAGAGGGCAGGAAATCGCCGCAAAACACGGACTTATTTTAGTCGATACCAAATACGAATTGGGTGAAAATTCAAACGGCGAAATCGTTCTTATCGACGAAATTCATACGCCGGACAGTTCGCGTTATTGGATGGCAGACTCTTACGAAGAAAGATTTTCACAAAACAAAGATCCGGAAAATATAGACAAAGAATTTTTGCGTTTATGGTTCAAAGATCATTGCGACCCGTACAACGACAAAGTTCTCCCTCTAGCGCCGGACGATTTAGTCGCGGAACTAAGTTATCGCTACATTTTACTCTATGAAACGATTACCGCAAAAGAATTTTTGATTGACGATTCACAATCAATTGAAGAGCGGTTAAAGAAAAATTTGTCGGAGATTTAATGACGCGGGAAATTCTTTTTCAATTACCCGGGCAGGGAAGTCATTTTTTCGGGATGGGTGCGGATTTGCAAAACAGCGGTAACGTTCTTTTCAGAGAACTATTGGAAATCGGTTCTGAAACGATTAAGAAAAATTTGCAAAAAGTAATTTTTGGCGATGAGAGTTCGGAATTTAACGATTCTAAAATTTTACAGCCGACTATAGCCGCGGTTTCGCTTTCTTTTGTGAAAATCCTTGAAGACGAAGGAATTTCTCCGTCTATGGTGATGGGACACTCGCTTGGCGAAATTACCGCGTTGGGCGTAGCAGGCTCGCTGTCTTTTCAGAAAGCCGTAGAATTTGCGGCTTTTCGCGGAAAACTTATGGATGAAAGCGCAAAATTATGCGGCGGAGGAACTATGACCGCCGTGCTTCTTGCAAGCGGCGGGGACTGCCAAAAAATAATCGAAGAAATGGATTTACAGAATACGATTTTTGTGGCGAACGACAACGCTCCGACTCAAGCCGTTGTCAGCGGAAAATCAGATGATTTGTCAAAATTCGAGAAATATATCGAGCAAAAAATGCGGGTAAAAACCAAACGAATCGCCGTAGCCGGACCTTGGCACACACCGTTTATCCAACATGCGAAACAAGTGTTTTCAGAATGGGTAAAAGATAAAGAAATTTTGCCGCCCAAATGCAAATTTGTGATGAATCAAACGGCAAAAGAGGAAAATAATCCTGAAAAAATTCGCGAGTTGATAACAGATCAATTCGTAAAACCGGTTCGTTGGCGAGAATCATGCGAATACATAAAAAACATGAAATTTTCGGCAATTATCGAAGTGGGACCGGGAAAAATTTTGGCGGGACTTATGCGGGCGAATAAAATAATAAAATCCACCGATTTTCACGGTTCTGTCTCATCCGTAGAAGAAGCGAAAACAATCAAAGGGAAAATTGCGGGCGAAATATGAAAAACATCATAGTTATCGACGGACACGCGTTAATTTACCGATCGCATTACGCTATGATGAAAAACCCGCTGATTACGAAAAAAAATCAAGTAACTTCTGCAATATTCGGATTTCTTTCATACATTTTCAAACTGGAATCGATGTTCGCCGCAGATTCTATTGTCGTTGTTATGGATCCCAAAGAAAAATCGTTTAGAAGCCGAATTTTTCCGGATTACAAGGCGAATAGAAAGCCGATGCCGGACGAACTTAAAAGTCAAATCCCAATAATTGTCGAAATTGTAAATCTTTTAGGATTTCCGCTTTTTTCGATTGAAGGATTTGAGGCGGACGATGTGATAAACACCATAGCAAAATTTGCCGACAAAAACCAAATCTGCGCCAAGATCGTTTCATCAGATAAAGATTTAATGCAATTAGTAAACGATAACATTCACTTACTGTCGCCTTCTGCAAATTCAAAATTTGCAGAAATTTCGCAAATCGAAGTTATTGAAAAATTCGGCGTAGAACCCCAAAAAATCCACGATTTTCTCGCACTTATGGGCGACGCTTCCGACAATATTCCGGGACTTTACGGAATTGGTCCGAAATCTGCGCAAAAAATTATAAATTCGGCAGGTTCGGTTAAAAACCTTTTGGAAAATCCGTCTTTAGCGGGAAATGAAAAATATGAGGAAACGGTAAAAAACAATCGCAAAATCTTAGAACTGTCTTACGAATTAACCGCACTTGCGGACGTTCCTATAGATTTGAATGAAAATTCTTTTGACAGAAAACAAATCGACACCGAAAGAATTACGCAAATTTTCAAGGAATTGGAGTTTGAACATTTCCTAAAAATTTTTAATTTTGAGAAAACGCAAATAAGCGCCGAAAACGAGAAAATCAAAGCGAAAGTGATAATTTCCGATGAAAAATTTGACGAATTGATAAATTTAATCCAGAAATCCAAATTCGTCTCAGTCGATACCGAAACGACGGGCTTAGACATTCATTCGGCGCAAATCGTCGGAATTTCGTTTGCGGTTGACGAAAACGAAGCGTTTTACATTCCGCTTGGACATTCGTCGCTTGTTACACAAAACTATCCGCTTGAAAAAGCGGTGCAAAAAATTAAGCCGATTTTAGAAGACGAAAGCATAAAAAAAATCGGACAAAATTTAAAATTTGATTATCAAATTCTTAGAAATTATGGAATTTCGACAACAGGAATTTCGTTCGATACGATTCTTGCCGCGTATGTTTTGGATTCCACACAAAAGTTTAATTTAGAAGTGCTCGCACAAAAATATCTGGGATATTACTCTATTTCGATTTCACAAATCATAGGAAAAGGGAGCAAACAGATTTCGTTTGCGCACAGCAATATCGCAGACGTTTTGGAATACGTCGCCGAAGACGTGATTTTGCCGATAAAACTCAAAAAAATTTTTGAAAACCAGTTTGACGACGAATCAAGAGCGCTTTTTGAAAACGTTGAAATGCCGATTTTACGGATTTTAGCGGATATGGAATACGAAGGAGTTCTGATTGACACGAAATTGTTTTATGAGTTATCAATACGGTACAACAAAAAATTATCGGAGATCACCCAAGAAATTTATTCGCTTGCGAACGAAAATTTTAACATAAATTCGCCGAAACAACTTGCCGATATTTTATTTGAAAAGCTTAAAATTCATCCGCTTAAAAAAACACAAACCGGATTTTCTACCGATGCGGAAGTTTTGGAAAAAATAAAGAATATCCATCCTATCGTCCCGAAAATTTTGGAATACCGTGAAAAACAAAAACTGCTTTCGACTTACATTTCGGCGCTTCCGGCAAAAATAAACAAAAAAACAAACCGCCTGCACACATCGTTTAATCAAACAGGAACTTCTACCGGACGACTTTCTTCAAGCGATCCGAATTTACAGAATATTCCCATTCGTACGGAAGAAGGAAAAGTCATTCGTTCGGGATTTATCGCCGATAAAGAAAATGTACTGCTTTCCGCCGACTATTCGCAAATTGAATTACGACTTTTGGCGCATTTTTCAAACGACGAAACGCTTATTTCGGCGTTCAAAAAAGGAATCGACATCCACAAACAAACGGCGGCGAAATGTTTTGGCGTTTCGCCTGACGCGGTTGACGATAATATGCGGCGAATGGCGAAAACCATAAATTTCGGACTTATGTACGGAATGGGAGCGCATTCGCTTGCGGAAAATTTGGGAATTTCGTTTTCAGAAGCGAGAAATTTTATAGAAAATTATTTCGCTCAATTTCCGACAATCAAAAATTGCATTGAAAATTTCAAAATAACCGCTCAAAACAACAAATACACAAAAACGCTTTTCGGACGAAAAATGCCGCTTCCGGCGATTGTTTCCGAAAATCATATTCAAAAAGAAAATGCGATGCGAATCGCCGTAAACGCACCGGTTCAGGGAAGCGCCGCCGATATCGTAAAAATCGCCATGATAAATATCGACAGAAGAATTAAAGCCGAAAACGCCTCTATGAAAATGATTTTGCAGGTTCATGACGAAATAGTCGCCGAAGTCCCGAAAAACAATGTGGAAATTGCAAAAAAAATACTTTCTGAAGAGATGTCCAACGCCGTAAAATTATCTGTTCCGCTGTGCGTTGAAATCGGAACCGCGCAAAATTGGGCCGACGCGCATTAAAAAAGGCGATTCCCCGAAAGGAATCGCCTTTAAAAGTAAACAAAAGTTCTATTCTTACTTTTTAAACGTCACCGCAATAGTTTTGCGATATTGCCGCTTTTCTTTAGAAGGACGATCGTCAAAATCCACTTCAGCCTCAACCAACGCTAAATAAGACGCCGCGCCAACCGTCCTGCCACGATTGTTTTTACCGTCCCAAACGCAGACGCCGGCAACCGAACCGTTCTTTGTTATATCAAACTTCATAGGTATATCGTCGCTTACCGTGTTACCAGTCTGATCTACAATCCTTACAACGCCTCTTTGCGTATTCAAATTCGATACGCACCCTTTCATTTCAAGAATTATCGCGACACCTTTACTTCCCGGCGCTATATTATAAAATTCCGACATTTCTCCGTCTAATTCATTGGATTCATAAGCTCCTTTACCGCCGTTTTTAGACAAACGCAACGGCTGAGGAACGATATGTAATTGAATATCCATATCATACGGACGTTTCAAACGCAACGGCGCCATAGTAGTCAATTTTTGCTCGTTATTACCGTCAGATACGTCAAACACCGAACCGCCGTTTAATATCCAAATGCTGTCGCCGTCATTAGGATACGCAATAGTTACGGAATTCACCTTATAGCGCCATTCGTTATTTTTTTCTTTTTTCGGAGACGAACCGAATGTCATTCCAAACTCTTTACCTGATGATTTTTGCCAAAAACCGTATGGCTTAAAACCGTCTTGTAACCGGACATCTTCGCTGAATATAACCTCCAAAACAGTATCTTTATCTACATTATACCACGCCTCCAAAATTACAGGAGCGATTCTGTCCGCCGGTTTAACGGCGCTTTTATTAACGGTAATCAAGCCGTCCGTAATAACGTCTTCAAGCGAAAGAATTTCATCGTCGCCGATACCGGTTCTGGGAAGATGTTCGTCTCTATTGCCTTTCGCCGCTTCTTGCGCCGCATACTCCGTTACGCTAAATTCAAAACCGTCGTCCGTAATCGCTATAACGCCGCCTTTCGTAAACAGACGTGTCGAAGACGGGACAAGCGCGTCAATTATTCTTTCGGCAAATTCCTGCGAAACCCGCGTCCCCAAATTAACTTCTATTACATTAACGTATCCGTCACGAACATCTTTTCTGTCAAAGAAGGCGGCCGAAATTATTCTCGTAGATTTTTTCTGTTTGATTTCAACGCGTTTATTATCACGAATCAATTGTTCGTTGCCAAACGGAACATCCTTTACGACAACGTCGGCGGAATAATTTATGAAAATCGAATCGCCTTCATTAATTTTTCCGCTATATTCGTTATTTACTACAAACGTACATACCGTACCGTCGATTTTAATATCGTCAAATATAATGTCATATAAACGTCCGCCGTCAAGAGCAAAAAATTTAAACGGTATGTTTTCGTTATTTACGCCGACATCGACATTTTCACTCAACGTTACAATAAGCGTATCGTTATCGCCGGCAAGGGATTTAATACAACCGGCGGACACGACTACGGGCGCCGCTCTGTCTTTTACAGAGATAGGCTGTGTAGCGCTGTTCCCGTTGTCGTCAGTAAACCCGTCATGAATTACAAGAATATTCATGTCTCCGCTTGTTACGTCTTTCGGCGCGTTATCCAACAAAATAACGTACACCATACTATCGTCGTCGCCGGTTTCCGTTTTCCCATACGCCCACAATCGAACATCGGTAGGATCAAAGTTCTTGCCCGCAAAATCAATAACAAGATCCGTTTGGTCTATGTCAAAAACTTTATCGAATTGAATAACTACGCTATCGACCGTTCCTGCGCCTTTACTGTCATAATAATGATAATCACGCGCTATCGGAATATCCGCATCTATGTAAATAGTAACTTTCACCGACTTAACCCAAACGTCCGTTTCGTACGATTCTCCTTTATGGTCTTTGTATTCCGCCGTGTCTAACGCCGTGTAGTAAAAAACGTCTTGAAATGCGGCAATTCTATCGGTAATATGACTAATATCATATTTTACCATGCCGTTTTCTATAGTGACGATCGCGCCCAAAGCGGTAGTAATCGATTGATCGCGATCAGGGTTAGCGTTTTTTTGCGTGAGAGGAATCCTGTTATCCGTAGTAAGACCGATTATTTTTTGCCTGTTCGCAGCTTTAGGCAGGTCATCATCAATTTTGTCGTTTCCCAAAACGTCTATCATGACAAAATCACCCTCCTCGACACTTTCCAAATCGTCCTGCGGTCTAAAAGGATTATCGTTCCACGGACTTATATCTATTATAAATTCTACGGGATCGCTTTTAATGTTTTTGTTTATCGCTATCGCTTTGATTTTTACCTTTTGCTGATTAACATTCTCGTAGTCGGCTCTGTATTCGCCGGTTGTCATTATTTCATTAACTACACAACTGCTGCCGCAATTATTGTACGCAAGAGAAAACCAATCGCTTATATCTTTTCCAGACAAATCTTGTGCACTCAAATATTCAAATGAAACAGTATTGCAGGGGTCGTTACCGACAGACAAAGTTCCGACTTTTTTATATATGTTGCCCTGATAATACTCAATTACTCTTTCCTGAGTAAATTGCGGTGTAAATTCTGTTAAGTCCGGATCGTCCGACAATATTGTTATCGTAATAGGAGCGGGAAGCGAGGTTTCGATATCACCGACTTTGTTCAGGTTTTTAAATTCTATCTTGAACGTTGCCGCACCTTTATTGTCGCCGATGTCCACTATTCCCAACGGAATTCTGAGAGTAGTCGTATTCCCTTCAAAACTTAACGTTTCGCTAAACGTCTTCACATACACCTGTCTGTCTCGAGGATGATTTGACGAAAACGGCAACGGAGTCATCCCGACTTTACCGTTTGTTTCTGTTATTTCATAAGTAAACGACAATTTTGCACCCGCCGGCAACATTTCGCTAAGTTCAATTACTATGGCCGTATCGTAGTCGCGGTTTTTTGTCGCCGACCACTTGTAATTATTGTCTATAATTTTATTATTTGGAAATCCGGCGGGATTAAAATACTTCGGCTCGTCGCAAGTTTGCGGTTTATTCCATCCGGTCGTTTCCCAATTCCAATATTTATCTTCCGGAAACGTTTGATCTTGTGCGTTTATCGTAATAGTAGCCGGATCGTACGGAACAAAAATAAAAATGTCTCCCGTACTGCAAACTCGAGAAACTCCGCTATGAGTGGCTGCGCCGTAAGCCCAACAGAAAAAAACATTCTTCGCTAACACTTGACCGATAACGGTTCCACCGGACATCACGTAAAATTCTCCATATGGAGCAATGAAAGTCCCTACAGCTGTTGTAGAATTAGAACCGAAAGCGATTGCGGATTTAACATTCTTATATTCATCGTCTTGATAGCCGGTAATTCCTTTGTTTAATGAAATAACTAAAATTTGTCCTTCAGCTTCTTTCGGTATTGTACAATTCTGAAAACCTTCTGGTGCAAAAGTTCCGCCTACTTTTACACCGTTTGTACCGGCATCTAATTTAAATTGACCTTTAATATATATAGTAGTTTTGTAATTATTGGAAGCATCAGGTTTTATCAATAATTTAGCATTAGGAGAAATTTGTATAT
Proteins encoded in this window:
- the polA gene encoding DNA polymerase I; its protein translation is MKNIIVIDGHALIYRSHYAMMKNPLITKKNQVTSAIFGFLSYIFKLESMFAADSIVVVMDPKEKSFRSRIFPDYKANRKPMPDELKSQIPIIVEIVNLLGFPLFSIEGFEADDVINTIAKFADKNQICAKIVSSDKDLMQLVNDNIHLLSPSANSKFAEISQIEVIEKFGVEPQKIHDFLALMGDASDNIPGLYGIGPKSAQKIINSAGSVKNLLENPSLAGNEKYEETVKNNRKILELSYELTALADVPIDLNENSFDRKQIDTERITQIFKELEFEHFLKIFNFEKTQISAENEKIKAKVIISDEKFDELINLIQKSKFVSVDTETTGLDIHSAQIVGISFAVDENEAFYIPLGHSSLVTQNYPLEKAVQKIKPILEDESIKKIGQNLKFDYQILRNYGISTTGISFDTILAAYVLDSTQKFNLEVLAQKYLGYYSISISQIIGKGSKQISFAHSNIADVLEYVAEDVILPIKLKKIFENQFDDESRALFENVEMPILRILADMEYEGVLIDTKLFYELSIRYNKKLSEITQEIYSLANENFNINSPKQLADILFEKLKIHPLKKTQTGFSTDAEVLEKIKNIHPIVPKILEYREKQKLLSTYISALPAKINKKTNRLHTSFNQTGTSTGRLSSSDPNLQNIPIRTEEGKVIRSGFIADKENVLLSADYSQIELRLLAHFSNDETLISAFKKGIDIHKQTAAKCFGVSPDAVDDNMRRMAKTINFGLMYGMGAHSLAENLGISFSEARNFIENYFAQFPTIKNCIENFKITAQNNKYTKTLFGRKMPLPAIVSENHIQKENAMRIAVNAPVQGSAADIVKIAMINIDRRIKAENASMKMILQVHDEIVAEVPKNNVEIAKKILSEEMSNAVKLSVPLCVEIGTAQNWADAH